The following are from one region of the Methanobacterium veterum genome:
- a CDS encoding nucleotidyltransferase domain-containing protein, protein MKDNTIKVIIGLLNNGCNKTNIKQLSQDINMNYSNVYRIVKRLHKTKLVSLKKYGGAYECLLLKKVNPLIFHAEYLRCKDLLKKNKDLKIIHLKLNSLKFPFISLIFGSYAKGTTSKLSDIDLMIISEKGREKEFEKIVNLLPLDIHLITLNFDDFLSMAKNSDFSVVSEALKSNIILFGIEDYYRVLENVGC, encoded by the coding sequence ATGAAAGATAACACTATCAAAGTTATTATAGGCTTATTAAATAATGGCTGCAATAAGACAAACATTAAGCAATTATCTCAAGATATAAATATGAATTATTCAAATGTTTACCGTATTGTGAAGAGGCTTCATAAAACTAAATTAGTTTCATTGAAGAAGTATGGTGGGGCTTATGAATGTCTACTCTTGAAAAAAGTAAATCCATTAATATTTCATGCCGAATATTTGCGTTGTAAAGATTTATTAAAAAAGAATAAAGACCTTAAGATCATACATTTGAAATTAAATTCATTAAAATTTCCATTCATCTCTTTAATTTTTGGATCTTATGCCAAGGGAACTACATCCAAGTTATCTGATATTGATTTAATGATAATCTCAGAAAAAGGGAGAGAAAAAGAATTTGAAAAGATAGTAAACTTGTTACCTTTAGATATACACCTTATAACATTAAATTTTGATGACTTTTTGTCTATGGCTAAGAATAGCGATTTTAGTGTTGTATCTGAGGCATTAAAATCCAATATAATACTTTTTGGTATTGAAGATTATTATAGGGTGTTGGAAAATGTTGGATGTTAA
- a CDS encoding AbrB/MazE/SpoVT family DNA-binding domain-containing protein, producing the protein MILKYESTVGKADVKGKSSRVIIPREIVKMLGLEWGDKLIWNADIGDKGVTITVKAAKEDEK; encoded by the coding sequence ATGATACTAAAATACGAAAGCACGGTTGGAAAAGCAGACGTGAAAGGAAAATCAAGTAGAGTCATTATCCCTCGTGAAATTGTGAAAATGTTAGGGCTAGAATGGGGCGATAAACTTATCTGGAATGCAGATATTGGGGATAAAGGAGTGACTATTACAGTTAAAGCTGCTAAAGAAGATGAAAAATAA
- a CDS encoding DUF2283 domain-containing protein: protein MSKTFKLNKDYDVQNDALYLHIKEDYKYKESIEIEDNIIVDFDVNYSPVALEILDASKTLDVSKFSLKNLIKWDMIIKITEDSIIVDASFMVPVRQKQIEKPIVAKTVNDINLPLMQTHFDLAAA from the coding sequence ATGAGTAAAACATTTAAACTGAACAAGGATTATGACGTGCAGAACGACGCATTATACCTTCACATTAAAGAGGATTATAAATATAAAGAATCTATCGAAATCGAAGACAATATAATAGTCGATTTTGACGTTAATTACTCCCCTGTTGCCTTAGAAATATTAGACGCATCTAAGACTTTAGATGTAAGTAAATTTTCACTGAAAAATCTCATTAAATGGGACATGATCATCAAGATAACTGAAGATTCCATTATTGTAGACGCTTCTTTTATGGTTCCAGTAAGGCAAAAACAAATAGAAAAGCCTATTGTGGCCAAAACCGTCAATGATATTAACCTGCCTCTGATGCAGACTCATTTTGATTTGGCGGCGGCATAA
- a CDS encoding carboxypeptidase regulatory-like domain-containing protein: MKRIQRQIILITITLLFIAITGCTVSAAAVNDNDTQLSVNTGTASVNTSVVISGNVKRCSNGDNFQGVTVTAFKNGVKLASTTTKADGTYTLNFQSADKVFTVTASYPGHKSASKTVTVNNKLVGTANFQLGMDSVYVSPIGSDTTGIGTLDNPYKTIQKGLDNANPGGTVYIANGTYTLSSFSISKDVHIVGAGQESTILNGCSFYIPASINFTVTNLTMKKDYYNIPSIFNSRGSCYIINCTFIGIERNRYPAIYNLGTCYIAGCTFIGNNASEYGDVMGGGAICNLDTITGLSGCTFTGNTAFIGGAIWNKGTIDYIIRCTFTGNSAINPRGTGAGGAICNQGTIDYMNGCTFTDNFVTGTRDSDGGAIANTYYWEKGYGGRINIVSGCTFMGNSATYGGAVFNNDRGSYINLRDCSFISNTASVGTEIYNMGTVAAEYNWWGSSSGPSSSQLYNVQVSKWLREPIGLGLGSPNHDSNGNESSNGTYNTVNAAGKTTETIGLQETGIPLNYLLMAVLMVLSGLVASKRK, translated from the coding sequence GTGAAAAGGATTCAAAGACAAATAATATTAATAACAATTACACTGCTTTTTATTGCTATAACCGGCTGCACTGTTTCAGCAGCCGCAGTAAATGATAATGATACACAATTATCCGTTAATACAGGTACTGCTTCAGTAAATACAAGTGTTGTGATTTCGGGTAATGTCAAGAGATGTTCAAATGGGGATAATTTTCAAGGTGTTACAGTCACAGCTTTTAAAAATGGGGTTAAATTAGCGAGTACAACTACAAAGGCAGATGGTACATACACTCTAAACTTTCAGAGTGCAGATAAAGTTTTCACAGTTACAGCCAGTTATCCTGGACATAAATCCGCCAGTAAAACAGTTACTGTAAATAATAAATTAGTAGGGACAGCGAACTTCCAGTTAGGAATGGACAGTGTTTATGTATCTCCTATAGGAAGTGATACAACTGGTATTGGAACTTTAGATAATCCGTATAAAACTATACAGAAAGGTCTGGACAATGCTAATCCTGGAGGGACCGTTTATATTGCAAATGGGACTTACACATTAAGCAGCTTCTCAATCAGTAAAGATGTTCATATTGTAGGTGCAGGCCAGGAAAGTACTATTTTAAATGGATGTTCATTTTATATTCCGGCATCTATTAATTTTACAGTTACAAATTTAACAATGAAAAAAGATTACTATAATATCCCTTCTATTTTCAATTCGAGAGGTAGTTGCTATATTATAAATTGTACTTTTATAGGTATTGAAAGAAACAGATATCCTGCCATCTACAATTTGGGCACCTGTTATATTGCGGGTTGTACTTTCATAGGTAATAATGCAAGTGAATATGGAGATGTTATGGGCGGCGGTGCTATTTGCAACCTGGATACTATTACTGGTTTGAGTGGTTGTACTTTCACTGGTAACACGGCATTTATTGGCGGTGCTATTTGGAATAAAGGGACTATTGACTATATCATTAGATGTACTTTCACCGGTAACTCTGCAATAAATCCAAGAGGTACTGGTGCTGGTGGTGCTATCTGCAATCAGGGGACTATTGATTATATGAATGGGTGTACTTTCACAGATAATTTTGTAACAGGGACTCGTGATTCTGATGGCGGCGCTATTGCCAATACATATTATTGGGAAAAGGGATATGGTGGACGTATTAACATTGTAAGCGGCTGTACTTTCATGGGTAACAGTGCAACTTATGGTGGTGCGGTATTTAATAATGATAGGGGAAGCTATATTAATTTGAGGGATTGTTCTTTCATTAGTAACACGGCAAGTGTTGGTACTGAAATTTATAATATGGGTACTGTAGCTGCTGAATACAACTGGTGGGGTTCAAGCTCAGGTCCATCTTCCAGTCAACTTTACAATGTGCAAGTTAGTAAATGGTTGAGAGAACCCATTGGTCTAGGTTTAGGATCACCGAATCATGATAGTAATGGAAATGAATCAAGTAATGGAACTTACAATACAGTAAACGCCGCAGGCAAAACAACAGAAACAATAGGGCTCCAGGAAACAGGTATTCCTTTAAATTATCTATTAATGGCAGTTTTAATGGTTTTAAGCGGTTTAGTGGCTTCAAAAAGAAAATAA
- a CDS encoding tetratricopeptide repeat protein — protein MKNKGRKFLIAVGVLFLIESLLTFLSNGIPSQLLHNTFFGVSLVLMGMSGIFQDYEYFILNKSSYIALLSLTIYSWTITAYIYLFKPVFTIGPDFYIFAVLLIFLTAIAAFGYKKFREYQKAVEPYEKTLKIKPTDVTALNNKGIILAGFKAYPQAVECFDETLKIDPENVQAMYCEGNVLAKMKIYQTAVEYYDKALKLDSNNIDILNNKGNALTKLEKYPEAVDCYNAALELDHNDVNVWHNKGNALQELRKCKEALECYRKVLELEPDFEFTKKAKNILKINK, from the coding sequence ATGAAGAATAAAGGAAGAAAGTTCTTAATTGCTGTAGGCGTTCTTTTCCTAATTGAATCTTTGCTGACTTTTTTAAGTAATGGAATACCTTCACAACTGTTGCATAATACATTTTTTGGTGTTTCACTTGTTTTAATGGGCATGTCTGGCATATTTCAAGATTATGAGTACTTCATATTGAATAAAAGTTCTTATATTGCCCTATTAAGCTTGACCATATATAGCTGGACGATAACTGCATATATCTACTTATTTAAACCGGTATTTACAATTGGTCCTGATTTTTACATATTTGCCGTACTTTTAATATTTTTGACAGCAATAGCTGCTTTTGGATACAAGAAGTTCAGAGAATATCAAAAGGCAGTAGAACCCTATGAAAAAACGCTTAAAATAAAACCTACAGATGTTACTGCGTTAAATAATAAAGGCATTATTCTTGCAGGATTTAAAGCATACCCCCAAGCAGTGGAATGTTTTGATGAAACACTCAAAATAGATCCTGAAAATGTTCAAGCCATGTACTGTGAAGGAAATGTACTTGCAAAAATGAAGATATATCAGACTGCAGTAGAATATTATGACAAAGCCTTAAAACTAGATTCCAACAACATTGATATATTAAATAACAAAGGTAATGCCCTTACAAAGCTTGAAAAATACCCAGAAGCTGTTGATTGCTATAATGCTGCCCTTGAATTAGACCATAATGATGTTAACGTATGGCATAATAAAGGAAATGCCCTTCAAGAACTCAGAAAATGCAAAGAAGCATTAGAATGCTATAGAAAGGTACTGGAACTAGAACCTGATTTTGAATTCACTAAAAAAGCTAAAAACATCTTAAAGATTAATAAATGA
- a CDS encoding YrzE family protein has translation MRLHPIKSIILGAVIAITLLGISALVFYNSLAFGILNFVAPLIGGFIATYFTSKRMARYGACAGIISAAAFVAFEFILGNIGEDAIIIMFISFSFIFGVIAGLIGIIGGIISNRVPIGKKVNKIMQGNRVIYCPQCGLKNWNSKLCKSCGENLETGKKYLKTSSYKLIGFYVVLLAMALTYFSGYYNQYYWPFTVFFFICFAILAVCEPEPDLHNKARLTFKYCPTCENEKYNNKYCIKCGYNIEDVVGCFKTGDNDIEMNKNYIRIYPKIYLEHNDGMPSRLAPKTFTIDKIENLRLSSCETLLSSKPCLIFDYLDKKCERPAVKERGNCIVKIKIEKKDESKMNKILNTGIYDG, from the coding sequence ATGAGATTACATCCAATAAAATCTATAATTCTAGGAGCAGTTATAGCTATAACTCTTCTTGGAATTTCAGCACTGGTATTTTATAATTCATTGGCTTTTGGAATTCTCAATTTCGTCGCACCATTAATTGGCGGGTTTATAGCCACTTATTTTACCAGTAAACGAATGGCAAGGTATGGTGCTTGCGCAGGAATTATATCTGCAGCGGCATTTGTGGCTTTTGAATTTATTTTAGGAAATATAGGGGAAGACGCCATCATAATTATGTTTATATCTTTTTCATTCATATTCGGAGTTATTGCAGGCCTAATCGGCATTATTGGCGGAATAATTAGTAACAGAGTACCTATTGGAAAAAAAGTAAATAAGATCATGCAGGGAAACAGAGTTATTTACTGCCCCCAATGCGGGTTAAAAAATTGGAATTCTAAATTATGCAAATCGTGTGGTGAGAATTTAGAAACTGGAAAAAAATATCTTAAAACTTCCAGCTATAAGCTAATTGGTTTTTACGTTGTTTTGTTAGCAATGGCCTTAACTTACTTTTCAGGATATTACAACCAGTATTACTGGCCTTTTACTGTATTCTTTTTCATATGCTTCGCAATACTTGCAGTCTGCGAGCCCGAACCTGATTTACACAACAAAGCCCGGCTTACTTTTAAATACTGTCCAACATGTGAAAATGAGAAATACAATAATAAATACTGTATAAAATGTGGGTATAACATAGAAGACGTTGTAGGATGCTTTAAAACAGGTGACAATGACATTGAGATGAATAAAAACTACATAAGAATTTATCCCAAGATTTATCTTGAACATAATGATGGAATGCCCAGTCGTTTAGCCCCTAAAACTTTTACCATAGATAAAATCGAAAATCTCAGGTTATCTTCCTGTGAAACTCTTTTATCAAGTAAACCCTGCTTGATATTTGATTATCTGGATAAAAAATGCGAACGCCCTGCTGTTAAAGAAAGAGGTAACTGCATAGTTAAAATCAAAATAGAGAAGAAAGATGAAAGTAAAATGAATAAAATATTGAATACTGGAATTTACGACGGTTAG
- a CDS encoding outer membrane protein assembly factor BamB family protein, with amino-acid sequence MSETAKFLILDGDFRVIYKGDVKFKKQALILILTLILGLILCNAVSAAGLANSSWPKSGHDLNNTGQSQYNGPQTNATKWNYTTGGRLFTAPVIGSDGTIYFGNFDKNLYALNPNGTQKWNYTTGSLIFSAPAIGDDGTIYFGSADKNLYALNPDGTQKWNYTAKLGIGSDITIGNDGT; translated from the coding sequence TTGAGTGAAACTGCAAAATTTTTAATTTTGGATGGGGATTTTCGAGTAATTTATAAAGGGGATGTAAAATTTAAAAAACAGGCATTAATTTTAATATTAACCCTTATTTTAGGGCTTATACTGTGCAACGCCGTATCAGCAGCAGGTTTGGCTAATTCATCATGGCCTAAAAGTGGGCATGATTTGAATAATACTGGTCAATCGCAGTATAACGGGCCGCAGACAAATGCCACCAAATGGAATTACACAACTGGAGGTAGATTATTTACGGCCCCTGTTATTGGCAGTGATGGAACCATATATTTTGGAAATTTTGATAAGAATTTGTATGCGTTAAACCCTAATGGGACACAAAAATGGAATTACACTACGGGAAGTTTAATATTTTCGGCTCCCGCTATTGGTGATGATGGAACCATATACTTTGGAAGTGCAGATAAGAATTTGTATGCGTTAAATCCTGATGGAACGCAAAAATGGAATTACACCGCAAAATTAGGTATAGGTTCGGATATAACCATTGGAAACGATGGTAC